One Jannaschia sp. GRR-S6-38 genomic window carries:
- a CDS encoding nuclear transport factor 2 family protein — protein MDMREIARELVAGCREGRETANLEKLYAPDAVSVEAVDMGEQGRETRGLEGIRGKHQWWESNFEVLKNDVSDPMPHGDDRFAVIFEVKTKNRESGDVDDMKEVGVYHVADGKIVREEFFYPTG, from the coding sequence ATGGACATGCGAGAGATCGCCCGCGAATTGGTCGCGGGCTGCCGCGAGGGGCGCGAGACGGCGAACCTGGAGAAGCTCTATGCGCCCGACGCGGTCAGCGTCGAGGCGGTGGATATGGGCGAGCAGGGGCGCGAGACGCGGGGCCTCGAGGGCATCCGGGGCAAGCACCAGTGGTGGGAGAGCAATTTCGAGGTGCTGAAGAACGACGTCTCCGACCCGATGCCGCATGGCGACGACCGCTTCGCCGTCATCTTCGAGGTCAAGACGAAGAACCGCGAGAGCGGCGATGTCGACGACATGAAGGAGGTCGGCGTCTACCACGTGGCCGACGGCAAGATCGTGCGCGAAGAATTCTTCTACCCGACGGGCTGA
- a CDS encoding pseudouridine synthase, giving the protein MSESEGRDGDRIAKVIARAGLASRRDAEGMVADLRVKVNGRTVSNVAHNVLPGDRVTIDGKPLPRPEGARLWLYHKPEGLVTTERDEKGRQTVFDALPDELGRVLSVGRLDLNSEGLLLLTNDGELKRQLELPATGWLRRYRVRVNGTPDEAVLDRLRAGIEVEGEQFGAMQVTLDRQQGANAWLTVGLREGRNREIRRAMSAVDLHVNRLIRVSYGPFQLGNLAPGAVEEVRPRVLKDQLGGIFAGELAEGRKELPMDDETPAGKGQRKDRRAGQGGEGETRGRKPRPAGDRLVDKGHGKPGADRPRAGGKPGGPRRDAKPGADRADRAARPDRPRTGKPPVTRNDGPALGRDGERPERGRGGKPGGKPFRKAGDRPDRGPRRDAPGTDRPERAAFRKDGSRPTRGGPGSGGKPGGGARPAQPEKETKAERTTRLRQDSAISLRKGGQRGRGIAKPKKPASTKRMKKPDAPEE; this is encoded by the coding sequence ATGAGCGAGAGCGAAGGCAGGGACGGCGACCGGATCGCCAAGGTGATCGCGCGCGCGGGGCTGGCCTCGCGGCGCGACGCGGAAGGCATGGTCGCCGACCTGCGCGTCAAGGTGAACGGCCGGACCGTCTCGAACGTCGCCCATAACGTGCTGCCCGGCGACCGCGTCACCATCGACGGCAAGCCCCTGCCCCGCCCCGAAGGCGCGCGGCTGTGGCTCTATCACAAGCCCGAGGGGCTGGTGACGACCGAACGCGACGAGAAGGGGCGCCAGACGGTGTTCGACGCGCTGCCCGATGAGCTGGGCCGCGTGCTGTCGGTCGGGCGGCTGGACCTCAATTCCGAGGGACTCCTGCTCCTGACCAATGACGGCGAGCTCAAGCGCCAGCTCGAACTGCCGGCGACCGGCTGGCTGCGCCGCTACCGCGTGCGCGTCAACGGCACCCCCGACGAGGCGGTGCTGGACCGGCTGCGCGCCGGGATCGAGGTCGAGGGCGAGCAATTCGGCGCGATGCAGGTCACGCTCGACCGCCAGCAAGGGGCGAATGCCTGGCTGACCGTGGGCCTGCGCGAGGGCCGCAACCGCGAGATCCGCCGCGCGATGAGCGCCGTGGACCTGCATGTGAACCGGTTGATCCGGGTCAGCTACGGGCCGTTCCAGCTGGGCAACCTCGCCCCCGGCGCGGTCGAGGAGGTGCGGCCGCGCGTCCTCAAGGACCAGCTGGGCGGGATCTTCGCCGGCGAATTGGCCGAGGGCCGCAAGGAGCTGCCGATGGACGACGAGACACCGGCCGGCAAGGGCCAGCGCAAGGACCGCCGCGCCGGACAGGGCGGCGAGGGCGAGACCCGGGGCCGCAAGCCGCGCCCGGCGGGCGACCGCCTGGTCGATAAGGGCCACGGCAAGCCCGGCGCCGACCGGCCGCGTGCCGGCGGCAAGCCGGGCGGGCCCCGCCGCGACGCCAAGCCCGGCGCGGACCGCGCGGACCGGGCCGCGCGGCCCGACCGGCCCCGGACGGGCAAGCCGCCCGTGACCCGCAACGATGGCCCCGCGCTGGGCCGCGACGGCGAGCGCCCTGAGCGCGGCCGCGGCGGCAAGCCCGGGGGCAAGCCGTTCCGCAAGGCGGGCGACCGGCCCGACCGAGGCCCCCGCCGCGACGCGCCCGGCACCGACCGCCCGGAACGCGCGGCCTTCCGCAAGGATGGCAGCCGCCCGACCCGCGGCGGCCCGGGCTCGGGCGGCAAGCCCGGCGGCGGCGCGCGCCCGGCGCAGCCCGAGAAAGAGACGAAGGCCGAGCGCACGACGCGGCTGCGCCAGGACAGCGCGATCAGCCTGCGCAAGGGCGGCCAGCGCGGCCGCGGCATCGCCAAGCCGAAGAAGCCGGCCAGCACCAAGCGGATGAAGAAGCCCGACGCGCCCGAGGAGTGA
- a CDS encoding aldehyde dehydrogenase family protein, whose amino-acid sequence MDIWFDTEEMLIGGRWIRGAETLAVENPSTGETMAAIARGQSREIDDAVAAAHDALAGEWGRMPAVERGRILTRIGRLVAERVDDLARIEAMDVGKPLGQARADALALARYCEFYGGAADKVHGQTIPYLDGYTVYTLRQPHGVTGHIVPWNYPMQIIGRSVGAALAMGNACVLKPAEEACLTALAFARLAEDAGLPPGALNVVPGLGEEAGAALSAHPGIHHISFTGSVATGAKVQQAAGANVIPVTLELGGKSPQLVFEDADLDAALPFLVGAGVQNAGQTCSAASRILVHASRHDEVVAQMTARYRALRVGDALDDLEVGPLISARQKEIVEGFLGRADGLEIAATGQLEAAAAASGGHFVAPHLLTGATGDHPLAQAEIFGPVQVVIPFETEAEALRIANGTDYGLVAGVWTRDGARQMRMARDLRAGQVFLNNYGAGGGVELPFGGVGKSGHGREKGFEALYGFSQLKTVAARHG is encoded by the coding sequence ATGGATATCTGGTTCGACACCGAAGAGATGCTGATCGGGGGCCGCTGGATCCGCGGGGCCGAGACGCTGGCGGTCGAGAACCCCTCGACCGGCGAGACCATGGCCGCCATCGCCCGCGGCCAATCGCGCGAGATCGACGATGCCGTCGCCGCCGCCCATGACGCGCTAGCCGGCGAATGGGGCCGGATGCCCGCCGTCGAACGCGGCCGCATCCTGACCCGCATCGGCCGGCTCGTCGCCGAACGCGTCGACGACCTCGCCCGGATCGAGGCGATGGACGTGGGCAAACCACTCGGCCAGGCGCGGGCCGACGCGCTGGCGCTGGCGCGCTACTGCGAATTCTACGGCGGCGCGGCCGACAAGGTGCACGGGCAGACCATCCCCTATCTCGACGGCTACACCGTCTACACACTGCGCCAGCCGCATGGCGTCACCGGCCACATCGTGCCCTGGAATTACCCGATGCAGATCATCGGCCGCTCGGTCGGGGCGGCGCTGGCGATGGGCAATGCCTGCGTGTTGAAACCCGCCGAGGAGGCGTGCCTCACTGCGCTGGCCTTCGCGCGGCTGGCCGAGGATGCGGGGCTGCCGCCCGGCGCGCTCAACGTCGTGCCGGGCCTGGGCGAGGAGGCGGGCGCCGCGCTGTCGGCCCATCCGGGCATCCATCATATCAGCTTCACCGGCTCGGTCGCGACGGGCGCCAAGGTCCAGCAGGCGGCGGGCGCGAACGTGATCCCGGTCACGCTGGAACTCGGTGGCAAGTCGCCCCAGCTCGTCTTCGAGGATGCCGATCTCGACGCCGCGCTGCCCTTCCTCGTGGGCGCGGGCGTCCAGAACGCCGGCCAGACCTGCTCCGCCGCCTCGCGCATCCTCGTGCATGCGTCGCGCCACGACGAGGTGGTCGCGCAGATGACCGCCCGCTACCGGGCGCTGCGCGTGGGCGACGCGCTCGACGACCTCGAGGTCGGGCCGCTGATCTCGGCCCGCCAGAAGGAGATCGTCGAAGGCTTCCTCGGGCGCGCCGACGGGCTGGAGATCGCCGCCACGGGCCAGCTTGAGGCCGCCGCCGCCGCGTCGGGCGGCCATTTCGTCGCCCCGCACCTGCTGACCGGCGCGACCGGCGACCACCCGCTGGCACAGGCCGAGATCTTCGGCCCCGTGCAGGTCGTCATCCCCTTCGAGACCGAGGCCGAGGCGCTGCGCATTGCCAACGGCACCGATTACGGCCTCGTCGCCGGGGTCTGGACGCGCGACGGCGCCAGACAGATGCGCATGGCCCGCGATTTGCGCGCGGGTCAGGTCTTTCTCAACAATTACGGCGCGGGCGGCGGGGTCGAGCTGCCCTTCGGCGGCGTCGGCAAGTCCGGCCACGGCCGCGAAAAGGGGTTCGAGGCGCTCTACGGCTTCAGCCAACTCAAGACCGTCGCCGCGCGGCACGGCTGA
- a CDS encoding MgtC/SapB family protein, translating into MLQIIWDELNGSFTVVSPLVAGTRLSAALFLGGIIGFERERKRKPAGLRTHMLVAMAACLFIVVGQQLGEVGFGSDVEKRVDPLRLIEAVTQGVAFLAAGIIFTARGRVRHVTTGASMWLAGAVGLGCGAGQVPLAAMATLIVVAVLVIIRAIERRMGWHDGEDEPT; encoded by the coding sequence ATGTTGCAGATCATCTGGGACGAGCTGAACGGCTCCTTCACCGTGGTCTCGCCCCTCGTGGCGGGCACGCGGCTTTCCGCGGCCCTGTTCCTGGGCGGCATCATCGGTTTCGAGCGCGAACGCAAGCGCAAGCCCGCCGGTCTGCGCACCCATATGCTGGTCGCGATGGCGGCCTGCCTTTTCATCGTCGTGGGCCAGCAACTGGGCGAGGTGGGATTCGGCTCCGATGTCGAGAAGCGCGTGGACCCGCTGCGCCTGATCGAGGCGGTGACGCAGGGCGTGGCCTTCCTGGCGGCGGGGATCATCTTCACCGCGCGCGGTCGGGTGCGGCACGTGACCACCGGCGCGTCGATGTGGCTGGCCGGCGCGGTCGGGCTGGGCTGCGGCGCGGGGCAGGTGCCGCTGGCGGCGATGGCGACGCTGATCGTCGTCGCGGTGCTGGTCATCATCCGCGCGATCGAGCGGCGGATGGGCTGGCACGACGGCGAGGACGAGCCCACCTAG
- a CDS encoding ABC transporter ATP-binding protein: MSGSPLIRIRDLSLAIHGTPILRDLSLDVAEGAVTGLVGESGSGKSMTALALMGLLPRGSTTAGEIAMDGRNLLAGRERDWLKIRGDDIAMIFQEPMTALNPVHTIGAQIAEALRLRGMSRGEAARIARDRLDRVGLERIPLGRYPHELSGGQRQRVCIAMAIARRPRLLIADEPTTALDVTTQAQILDLLGGLVADEGMGLLLITHDLGVVARTADHVAVMKRGEIVEQGATEPLFRAHAHPYTTELLRASRPAARTAREVAAAPVLEAEGVIRAYGGHRAVDDVSLRLNRGESLGLVGESGCGKSTLTRALLGLEPVQGGTIRLHGQPGGTAMSFADRARISVVFQDPYGSFDPRWPVRRLVTEPFHLTGRPRDAATRAAEALEQVGLGAADLEKYPHEFSGGQRQRIAIARALITRPDVLVLDEAVSALDVRVRAQVLALLDDLQARLGLAYLFISHDLTVVRAICDRVLVMQAGRIVEDGPIDRVFHAPRSDYTRSLIAAAPTIPEGWLAA; the protein is encoded by the coding sequence ATGAGCGGCAGCCCCCTCATCCGGATCCGCGACCTGTCGCTCGCGATCCACGGCACGCCGATCCTGCGCGACCTGTCGCTCGACGTGGCCGAAGGCGCGGTCACCGGCCTGGTGGGCGAAAGCGGCTCGGGCAAGTCGATGACCGCGCTGGCGCTGATGGGCCTTCTGCCCCGCGGCAGCACCACCGCGGGCGAAATCGCGATGGACGGCCGCAACCTGCTGGCCGGGCGCGAGCGGGACTGGCTGAAGATCCGCGGCGACGACATCGCGATGATCTTCCAGGAGCCGATGACCGCCCTGAACCCCGTCCATACGATCGGCGCGCAAATCGCCGAGGCGCTGCGCCTGCGCGGCATGTCCCGCGGCGAGGCCGCGCGGATCGCCCGCGACCGGCTGGATCGCGTCGGGCTCGAGCGGATCCCGCTCGGGCGCTACCCGCACGAATTGTCCGGCGGCCAGCGCCAGCGCGTCTGCATCGCCATGGCCATCGCGCGCCGTCCGCGCCTGCTGATCGCCGACGAGCCGACGACCGCGCTCGACGTCACGACGCAGGCGCAGATCCTCGACCTGCTGGGCGGTCTGGTGGCCGACGAGGGAATGGGCCTTCTGCTCATCACCCACGACTTGGGCGTCGTCGCCCGCACCGCCGATCACGTCGCGGTCATGAAGCGGGGCGAAATCGTCGAGCAGGGCGCGACCGAGCCGCTGTTCCGGGCCCACGCGCATCCCTATACGACCGAGCTTTTGCGCGCCTCGCGCCCGGCCGCGCGCACGGCCCGCGAGGTCGCCGCGGCCCCGGTGCTGGAGGCCGAGGGCGTCATCCGCGCCTATGGCGGCCACCGCGCCGTGGACGACGTGTCGCTGCGCCTCAACCGCGGCGAAAGCCTCGGCCTGGTGGGCGAGTCCGGCTGCGGGAAATCCACCCTGACCCGCGCGCTTCTCGGGCTCGAGCCGGTGCAGGGCGGCACGATCCGCCTGCACGGCCAGCCGGGTGGCACGGCCATGAGCTTCGCCGACCGCGCGCGCATCAGCGTCGTCTTCCAGGATCCCTATGGCAGCTTCGATCCCCGCTGGCCGGTCCGCCGCCTCGTGACCGAGCCCTTCCACCTGACCGGCCGCCCCAGGGACGCCGCCACGCGCGCCGCCGAGGCGCTGGAGCAGGTCGGGCTCGGCGCCGCCGATCTGGAGAAATACCCGCATGAGTTCTCGGGCGGCCAGCGGCAGCGCATCGCCATCGCCCGCGCGCTCATCACCCGGCCGGACGTGCTGGTGCTGGACGAGGCGGTCTCGGCGCTCGATGTCCGCGTCCGCGCGCAGGTTCTGGCGCTTCTCGACGACCTGCAGGCGCGGCTGGGCCTCGCCTATCTGTTTATCAGCCACGACCTGACCGTGGTGCGCGCGATCTGCGACCGCGTGCTGGTCATGCAGGCCGGCCGCATCGTCGAGGACGGGCCCATCGACCGCGTCTTCCACGCGCCGCGCTCGGATTATACGCGCAGCCTGATCGCGGCCGCGCCGACCATCCCCGAAGGCTGGCTCGCCGCCTGA
- a CDS encoding EamA family transporter: MTEWVLSVEGTAAGTRAAMILALSAALLHALFGAMQKGRFDPWTSRTAIDAALVVISAPVALFVVPWPPLELWWVLAGMVAIHFAYKVLMALTYDRGAYTVVYPVVRGTAPLFTVLGAMAIFGETFSSVQWVGVGLLLAGLFGLSAYNMAKVTLNRATLVPALGLAVATGLMVAVYTTWDAYGIRATPDPFTFLAWFFFLTGFDFPLIALARGKWRRPSPALLRLAVIGAFVAFGSFGCVMLATRLDSVGEAAILRETSTVFAAVIGWVWLKEPVGPRRLALMSLIALGAAVVEFG, encoded by the coding sequence CTGACCGAATGGGTGCTGTCCGTCGAGGGCACCGCCGCGGGCACACGCGCGGCGATGATCCTCGCGCTGTCGGCGGCGCTGCTGCACGCGCTGTTCGGCGCGATGCAGAAGGGCCGCTTCGACCCCTGGACCTCGCGCACCGCGATCGACGCGGCGCTGGTCGTGATCTCGGCCCCGGTGGCGCTCTTCGTCGTGCCCTGGCCGCCGCTGGAGCTGTGGTGGGTGCTGGCGGGGATGGTGGCGATCCATTTCGCCTACAAGGTGCTGATGGCGCTGACCTACGACCGGGGGGCCTATACGGTGGTCTACCCGGTGGTGCGCGGCACCGCGCCGCTCTTCACCGTGCTGGGCGCGATGGCCATCTTCGGCGAGACCTTCTCGTCCGTGCAATGGGTCGGCGTGGGGCTGCTGCTCGCAGGGCTCTTCGGGCTGTCGGCCTATAACATGGCCAAGGTGACGCTGAACCGCGCGACGCTGGTGCCGGCGCTGGGCCTCGCGGTGGCGACCGGGCTGATGGTGGCCGTCTACACGACCTGGGACGCCTACGGTATCCGCGCCACCCCCGATCCCTTCACCTTCCTCGCCTGGTTCTTCTTTTTGACGGGGTTCGACTTTCCGCTGATCGCGCTGGCGCGGGGCAAATGGCGCCGCCCGTCGCCCGCGCTCCTGCGGCTGGCGGTGATCGGCGCCTTCGTGGCCTTCGGCTCCTTCGGCTGCGTGATGCTGGCCACGCGGCTCGACAGCGTGGGCGAGGCGGCGATCCTGCGCGAGACCTCGACCGTCTTCGCCGCGGTGATCGGCTGGGTCTGGCTGAAGGAGCCGGTGGGCCCGCGCCGCCTGGCGCTGATGAGCCTGATCGCGCTGGGCGCGGCGGTGGTGGAGTTCGGCTGA
- a CDS encoding P1 family peptidase: protein MRPGPRNLITDVAGLRVGNAHDAGLRSGATVLVGDAPFTAGVHVMGGAPGTRETDLLAPDKLVQEVDALVLSGGSAFGLDAASGVAEGLRAMGRGFAVGDVRVPIVPGAILFDLLNGGDKGWAANPYGPLGRAALDAADADFELGSQGAGFGATTMDLRGGLGSASAVLESGVTVGALVAVNALGRVCDDAGRFHAAPWELADEFGARGAPDFAPDWEPYGDRPPGSATTIAIIATDAALTQAQATRLAVAAHDGMARAIQPSHTPLDGDLVFAAATGARPLADPVWDALRLGHAAAACLARAIARGVHAAAPGGPPPAWAERFGSG from the coding sequence ATGAGGCCCGGGCCCCGCAACCTGATCACCGACGTGGCCGGCCTGCGCGTGGGCAACGCCCATGACGCGGGCCTGCGGTCGGGCGCGACGGTCTTGGTGGGGGACGCGCCCTTCACCGCCGGGGTCCATGTGATGGGCGGCGCGCCCGGCACGCGCGAGACGGATCTGCTGGCGCCCGACAAGCTGGTGCAGGAGGTCGACGCGCTCGTGCTCTCGGGCGGCTCGGCCTTCGGGCTCGACGCGGCCTCGGGCGTGGCCGAAGGGCTGCGGGCGATGGGCCGCGGCTTCGCCGTGGGCGATGTCCGCGTCCCGATCGTGCCCGGCGCGATCCTGTTCGACCTGCTCAACGGCGGCGACAAGGGCTGGGCGGCCAATCCCTACGGCCCGCTCGGCCGCGCGGCCTTGGACGCCGCGGACGCGGATTTCGAACTGGGCAGCCAGGGCGCGGGCTTCGGCGCGACCACGATGGACCTGCGCGGCGGGCTGGGCAGCGCCTCGGCCGTGCTCGAAAGCGGGGTGACCGTCGGCGCGCTGGTCGCGGTGAACGCGCTGGGCCGGGTCTGCGACGATGCGGGGCGCTTCCACGCCGCGCCGTGGGAGCTGGCGGATGAATTCGGCGCCCGGGGCGCGCCCGATTTCGCCCCGGATTGGGAGCCCTATGGCGACCGCCCGCCCGGCAGCGCCACGACCATCGCCATCATCGCCACCGACGCCGCGCTGACGCAGGCGCAGGCCACGCGGCTCGCCGTGGCCGCGCATGACGGCATGGCCCGCGCGATCCAGCCCAGCCACACGCCGCTCGACGGCGACCTGGTCTTCGCCGCCGCGACCGGCGCGCGGCCGCTCGCCGACCCGGTCTGGGACGCGCTGCGGCTGGGCCATGCCGCCGCCGCCTGCCTCGCCCGCGCCATCGCGCGCGGCGTCCATGCCGCGGCGCCCGGCGGCCCGCCGCCCGCCTGGGCCGAGCGCTTCGGCAGCGGCTGA
- a CDS encoding cupin domain-containing protein: protein MKVDLNAALADVTAHWRPLRVAGYNGNDVMVVKVKGAFPFHLHEDSDDFFLVLKGEILMDIEDGPTETLRAGDLFVVPAGVTHRPRAPEEAEILLIEPAGLVATNEPQRREIGAR, encoded by the coding sequence ATGAAGGTCGATCTGAACGCCGCTTTGGCGGATGTCACGGCCCATTGGCGCCCGCTGCGCGTCGCCGGCTACAATGGCAATGACGTGATGGTGGTGAAGGTGAAGGGCGCGTTTCCCTTTCACCTGCACGAGGATAGCGACGATTTCTTCCTGGTTCTGAAGGGCGAGATCCTGATGGATATCGAGGACGGCCCGACCGAGACGCTGCGCGCCGGTGATCTCTTCGTGGTGCCCGCGGGCGTCACCCACCGGCCCCGCGCGCCCGAGGAGGCCGAAATCCTGCTGATCGAGCCCGCCGGGCTGGTGGCCACGAACGAGCCCCAGCGGCGCGAGATCGGCGCGCGGTGA
- a CDS encoding SDR family oxidoreductase — translation MRLDGKCAIVTGGASGFGKGIVEKFAAEGARVIVADRDAEGAERVAKSVLGLAVAMDVSKGDDWAALAHQARDEWGRVDILVNNAGITHLPQPMEAVEEAEFDRVLAVNAKSVYLSACHIVPMMKARAAGAILNVASTAGVSPRPRLNWYNASKGWMITATKAMAVELAPDGIRVNALNPVAGDTPLLASFMGEDTPEMRAKFLATIPLGRFSTPEDMGNAACFLCSDEASMITGVAMEVDGGRCI, via the coding sequence ATGAGACTGGACGGGAAATGCGCGATCGTCACCGGGGGCGCGTCGGGCTTCGGCAAGGGCATCGTCGAGAAATTCGCGGCCGAGGGCGCGCGCGTCATCGTCGCCGACCGCGATGCCGAGGGGGCGGAGCGGGTCGCGAAATCGGTGCTGGGGCTGGCCGTGGCCATGGACGTGTCGAAGGGCGACGACTGGGCGGCGCTGGCCCATCAGGCCCGCGACGAATGGGGCCGCGTCGACATCCTCGTGAACAATGCGGGCATCACCCACCTGCCTCAGCCGATGGAGGCCGTGGAGGAAGCCGAGTTCGACCGCGTCCTCGCCGTCAACGCCAAGTCGGTCTATCTCTCGGCCTGCCATATCGTGCCGATGATGAAGGCCCGGGCCGCGGGTGCGATCCTGAACGTGGCCTCGACGGCGGGCGTGTCGCCCCGGCCCCGGCTCAACTGGTACAACGCCTCGAAGGGCTGGATGATCACCGCCACCAAGGCGATGGCGGTCGAGCTGGCGCCCGACGGCATCCGCGTCAACGCGCTGAACCCGGTCGCGGGCGACACCCCGCTCCTGGCCAGCTTCATGGGCGAGGACACGCCCGAGATGCGCGCCAAGTTCCTCGCCACCATCCCGCTGGGCCGCTTCTCGACGCCCGAGGACATGGGCAACGCGGCCTGTTTCCTCTGCTCCGACGAAGCATCGATGATCACCGGCGTCGCGATGGAAGTCGATGGCGGGCGCTGCATCTGA
- a CDS encoding nucleoside deaminase — protein sequence MFRSFMPEALGEARAAALRGEVPVGAVITQGSQILAAAGNRTRELRDPTAHAEMLAIRAACAALGQERLEGCAIWVTLEPCAMCAQAIAHARLARLHFGAEDPKSGGTIHGARVFAHPQTHHVPEIHEGLEAAASAALLREFFSGRR from the coding sequence ATGTTCCGCTCGTTCATGCCCGAGGCCCTTGGCGAGGCCCGCGCCGCCGCGCTCCGCGGCGAGGTGCCGGTGGGGGCCGTCATCACCCAAGGGTCGCAGATCCTCGCCGCCGCCGGCAACCGCACGCGCGAGCTGCGCGACCCCACCGCCCATGCCGAGATGCTGGCCATCCGCGCGGCCTGCGCCGCGCTGGGCCAGGAGCGGCTGGAGGGCTGCGCGATCTGGGTCACGCTGGAGCCCTGCGCGATGTGCGCCCAGGCCATCGCGCATGCGCGGCTGGCGCGGCTGCATTTCGGTGCGGAGGACCCGAAATCGGGCGGCACGATCCACGGCGCGCGGGTCTTCGCGCATCCGCAGACGCATCACGTGCCCGAGATCCACGAGGGGCTGGAGGCCGCGGCCAGCGCAGCGCTTCTGCGCGAATTCTTCTCGGGGCGGCGCTAG
- a CDS encoding ABC transporter permease, whose translation MRGALWVGGAITALFALMAAVSLLWVPHDVSALDIAGRLQGPSPLHPLGTDHFGRDVLSMLMEGARTSIAVALVAVGIGIAAGVPLGLAAAAMRGGLADELIMRGNDLVFAFPSLVIAILITAVFGPSAVNAILAIGIFNIPVFARVARGGALPIWTLDYVMAARVAGKGRWLISAQHVLPNIANLLIVQATIQFSLGILAEAALAYVGLGAQPPVASWGRMLADAQTMIYTEPQLAVLPGLAIVALVLGLNLLGDGLRDLLDPRLRRMRI comes from the coding sequence ATGAGGGGCGCGCTCTGGGTCGGCGGCGCGATCACCGCCCTCTTCGCGCTGATGGCGGCGGTCAGCCTCCTCTGGGTGCCGCATGACGTCTCCGCGCTCGACATCGCGGGCCGGCTGCAGGGCCCCTCGCCCCTCCACCCGCTGGGCACCGACCATTTCGGCCGCGACGTGCTGTCGATGCTGATGGAGGGCGCGCGCACCTCCATCGCCGTCGCGCTGGTGGCGGTGGGCATCGGCATCGCGGCGGGCGTGCCCCTGGGGCTGGCGGCGGCGGCGATGCGCGGCGGGCTGGCCGACGAGCTGATCATGCGCGGCAACGACCTCGTCTTCGCCTTCCCCTCGCTGGTCATCGCCATCCTCATCACCGCCGTCTTCGGCCCCTCGGCCGTCAACGCGATCCTCGCCATCGGCATCTTCAACATCCCCGTCTTCGCCCGCGTGGCCCGCGGCGGGGCGCTGCCGATCTGGACGCTGGACTACGTCATGGCGGCGCGGGTGGCGGGCAAGGGGCGCTGGCTGATCTCGGCGCAGCACGTGCTGCCCAACATCGCGAACCTGCTGATCGTGCAGGCGACGATCCAGTTCAGCCTCGGCATCTTGGCCGAGGCCGCGCTGGCCTATGTCGGCCTCGGCGCGCAGCCCCCGGTGGCCAGCTGGGGCCGGATGCTCGCCGATGCCCAGACCATGATCTACACCGAGCCGCAGCTCGCCGTGCTGCCCGGCCTCGCCATCGTGGCGCTGGTGCTCGGGCTGAACCTGCTGGGCGACGGGCTGCGCGACCTGCTCGATCCCCGGTTGCGGCGGATGCGGATATGA
- a CDS encoding inner membrane-spanning protein YciB, translated as MAERSIPGWLKTTLELGPVALFFLAYLWLKDGRYAVFGTEYGGFIIVTALFVPLILASTATLWALTGKLSVMQVMTAVLVTVFGGLSVWLNDERFFKMKPTLIYALFAGVMFVGLWRGRSLLSMVLSEALPLDDAGWLILTRRMAWFFVALAVANEGIWRLMSTDAWVNFKTFGLPVAMIGFFIAQAGLFKEHERKDEA; from the coding sequence ATGGCCGAACGCAGCATTCCCGGATGGCTGAAGACCACGCTCGAGCTGGGCCCGGTGGCTCTGTTCTTCCTCGCCTATCTCTGGCTCAAGGACGGGCGCTACGCCGTCTTCGGCACCGAATATGGCGGCTTCATCATCGTCACGGCGCTGTTCGTGCCGCTGATCCTGGCCTCGACCGCGACGCTTTGGGCGCTGACGGGCAAGCTGAGCGTGATGCAGGTGATGACCGCGGTGCTGGTCACGGTGTTCGGCGGGCTGTCGGTCTGGCTCAACGACGAGCGCTTCTTCAAGATGAAGCCCACGCTGATCTACGCGCTCTTCGCGGGCGTGATGTTCGTGGGGCTGTGGCGGGGCCGCAGCCTCTTGTCGATGGTGCTGTCCGAAGCGCTGCCGCTCGATGACGCGGGCTGGCTGATCCTGACGCGCCGCATGGCCTGGTTCTTCGTCGCGCTCGCCGTGGCGAACGAGGGCATCTGGCGGCTGATGTCCACCGACGCCTGGGTCAATTTCAAAACCTTCGGCCTGCCGGTGGCGATGATCGGCTTCTTCATCGCCCAAGCCGGGCTATTCAAGGAACACGAGCGCAAGGATGAGGCCTGA